In a single window of the Hoyosella subflava DQS3-9A1 genome:
- a CDS encoding catalase: MTTAADQPVPATTSNSGIPVSSDETSLTLGEQGPIVLHDHYLIEKMAHFNRERVPERVVHAKGSGAFGELEVTEDVSEFTCADFLQQGKKTEMVIRFSTVAGEQGSPDTWRDPRGFAMKFYTEQGNYDLVGNNTPVFFVRDPMKFQDFIRSQKRMPDSGLRDHNMQWDFWTLSPESAHQVTWLMGDRGVPKTYRHMDGFGSHTYMWINKNGKRSWVKYHFKTMQGADFLTQEEADKLAGADPDFHRKDLFNAIKNGDFPKWSLEVQIMPFEDAEKYRFNPFDLTKVWSQKDYPRKKVGVLTLNRNPENFFAQIEQAAFEPSNVVPGIGFSPDKMLLGRVFSYADTHRYRIGVNYTQLPVNAPKSPVHTYAKDGNMRYAYNSPEVPVYAPNSAGGPAANEQLAGPYNGWESAGDMVRSAYVQHPEDDDFVQPRTLVREVMDEAARERLVNNVVGHLLDGVTEPILERAFEYWKKVDPEVGKQIEEGVRAAQNGQ; this comes from the coding sequence ATGACCACTGCAGCTGACCAGCCTGTTCCAGCAACGACATCGAATAGCGGGATTCCCGTCTCAAGTGACGAGACCTCGCTGACCCTCGGCGAGCAAGGCCCGATCGTTCTGCATGACCACTATCTCATCGAGAAGATGGCTCACTTCAACCGCGAGCGAGTGCCGGAGCGTGTGGTTCACGCGAAGGGCTCTGGAGCTTTCGGCGAACTCGAGGTCACCGAGGATGTCAGCGAATTCACTTGTGCGGACTTCTTGCAGCAGGGCAAGAAAACGGAAATGGTGATCCGGTTCTCCACGGTGGCAGGGGAGCAGGGCAGCCCGGACACGTGGCGCGACCCGCGAGGTTTCGCCATGAAGTTTTACACCGAGCAGGGAAACTACGATCTGGTTGGCAACAACACGCCCGTCTTCTTCGTGCGTGACCCGATGAAGTTTCAGGACTTCATCAGGTCGCAGAAACGCATGCCAGATTCAGGACTGCGGGACCACAACATGCAGTGGGACTTCTGGACGCTGTCCCCCGAGTCGGCACACCAAGTTACCTGGCTGATGGGCGATCGCGGAGTGCCGAAAACCTACCGTCATATGGATGGCTTCGGGTCGCACACGTATATGTGGATCAACAAGAACGGCAAGCGTTCCTGGGTCAAGTATCACTTCAAGACGATGCAGGGCGCCGATTTCCTCACCCAGGAAGAAGCCGACAAACTCGCCGGTGCAGACCCCGACTTCCACCGTAAGGATCTATTCAACGCGATCAAGAACGGTGATTTCCCGAAGTGGAGCCTGGAAGTCCAGATCATGCCCTTCGAAGACGCGGAGAAGTATCGCTTCAACCCCTTCGACCTCACGAAGGTGTGGTCGCAGAAGGATTACCCGCGAAAGAAGGTCGGTGTTCTCACGCTGAACCGCAACCCGGAGAACTTCTTCGCGCAAATCGAGCAGGCTGCTTTCGAGCCGTCGAACGTGGTCCCAGGCATCGGTTTCTCGCCCGACAAGATGCTCCTTGGCCGCGTGTTTTCCTACGCCGATACGCACCGCTACCGGATCGGTGTGAATTACACGCAACTGCCCGTCAACGCGCCGAAGTCACCCGTGCACACCTATGCAAAAGACGGCAACATGCGCTACGCGTACAACTCGCCTGAGGTGCCGGTTTACGCTCCGAACTCGGCCGGTGGCCCGGCCGCGAACGAGCAGCTCGCAGGCCCGTACAACGGTTGGGAGTCCGCGGGTGACATGGTTCGATCCGCGTACGTTCAGCACCCGGAAGACGACGACTTCGTCCAGCCGCGCACTCTGGTCCGCGAAGTCATGGATGAGGCAGCGCGCGAGCGCCTCGTCAACAACGTCGTCGGACACCTTCTGGACGGCGTAACCGAGCCGATTCTCGAGCGCGCGTTCGAGTACTGGAAGAAGGTCGACCCCGAGGTCGGTAAGCAGATTGAAGAAGGCGTCCGCGCCGCACAGAACGGGCAGTAA